A single Pararhizobium sp. A13 DNA region contains:
- the queE gene encoding 7-carboxy-7-deazaguanine synthase QueE: MTAARETQIRVSEIFGPTIQGEGVLIGLPTVFVRTGGCDYRCSWCDTLHAVDSDYRDQWRPMSADEIWQEVSRLSGNRPLTVSLSGGNPAIQPLGSLIERGHRDGYRFALETQGSVAKDWFADLDVLVLSPKPPSSGMETDWEAFDTCLRMAGEKPQIALKVVVFDDRDYLYARAAAARHPDLPVYLQPGNHTPPPPDDDDARVDIDGIMDRMLWLVDKVTQDRWFEARVLPQLHVLLWGNKRGV, from the coding sequence ATGACTGCCGCCCGCGAGACGCAGATCCGCGTCAGCGAAATCTTCGGTCCGACGATCCAAGGGGAAGGCGTCTTGATCGGCCTGCCGACCGTCTTTGTCAGGACCGGCGGCTGCGACTATCGCTGTTCGTGGTGCGACACGCTGCACGCGGTCGACAGCGATTATCGCGACCAATGGCGTCCGATGTCGGCCGACGAGATCTGGCAGGAAGTCAGCCGGCTTTCCGGCAATAGACCGCTCACGGTTTCTCTCTCCGGGGGCAACCCGGCGATCCAGCCGCTCGGTTCGCTCATCGAGCGCGGACATCGAGACGGTTATCGTTTCGCACTCGAAACGCAGGGCAGCGTTGCAAAGGATTGGTTTGCCGATCTCGATGTTCTCGTGCTGAGCCCAAAACCACCGTCAAGCGGCATGGAAACGGATTGGGAGGCATTCGATACCTGTCTGCGTATGGCGGGAGAAAAGCCGCAGATCGCGCTGAAGGTGGTTGTCTTCGACGATCGCGATTACCTCTATGCCCGGGCCGCCGCAGCGCGCCATCCCGATCTTCCGGTTTATCTACAGCCAGGCAATCACACGCCGCCGCCGCCCGATGACGACGACGCAAGGGTCGACATCGACGGCATCATGGACCGGATGCTCTGGCTGGTCGACAAGGTGACGCAGGACCGGTGGTTCGAGGCACGCGTGCTGCCGCAACTGCACGTGCTGCTGTGGGGCAACAAGCGCGGTGTCTGA
- the queC gene encoding 7-cyano-7-deazaguanine synthase QueC — translation MKTIVICSGGLDSVSLAYKVAAEQQLIGLLSFDYGQRHRKELDFAASCAKRLGVAHQIIDIRNIGSHLTGSALTDDIDVPDGHYAEETMKATVVPNRNAIMLAIAFGLAAAQKADAVAVAVHGGDHFIYPDCRPGFIDAFQAMQNQALDGYASVSLYAPYVTISKADIVVDGAKNGTPFQETWSCYKGGSRHCGRCGTCVERREAFHLAGVDDPTEYEDPDFWLSATAGFCAEEVK, via the coding sequence ATGAAAACTATCGTCATCTGCTCCGGCGGATTGGACTCCGTTTCGCTTGCCTACAAGGTCGCCGCGGAACAACAGCTTATCGGCCTTCTCTCCTTCGACTACGGACAACGACATCGCAAGGAACTGGACTTCGCCGCCTCCTGCGCCAAGCGGCTTGGCGTCGCCCATCAGATCATCGACATCAGAAATATCGGCAGCCATCTCACCGGATCGGCGCTGACCGACGATATCGACGTTCCGGACGGCCACTATGCCGAGGAAACGATGAAGGCCACGGTCGTTCCAAACCGCAATGCCATCATGCTTGCCATCGCCTTCGGTCTTGCCGCCGCACAGAAAGCCGACGCGGTCGCTGTCGCCGTGCATGGCGGCGACCATTTCATCTATCCCGACTGCCGGCCGGGCTTCATCGATGCGTTTCAGGCGATGCAGAACCAGGCGCTCGATGGTTATGCCAGCGTTTCGCTCTATGCGCCCTACGTCACCATCTCCAAAGCAGACATCGTGGTCGATGGCGCAAAGAACGGCACGCCGTTTCAAGAGACCTGGTCATGCTACAAGGGTGGATCGCGCCATTGTGGCCGTTGCGGAACCTGCGTCGAACGGCGCGAGGCTTTTCATCTTGCCGGGGTCGACGATCCGACCGAGTACGAGGATCCCGATTTCTGGTTGTCCGCTACTGCCGGCTTCTGTGCCGAAGAGGTGAAATGA
- a CDS encoding nuclear transport factor 2 family protein translates to MTSINQNHASRALPHKTLLGFFFFLAFTAAAAAQSTTPGSATLEPKCMPPIYSVSPVTNPAPADRQLIMDLLHRYFWALDEGKPLGLDTLLLDGVIYELCDGREFQLKITKNKQDLIVYLKEIQAERDKVVYKTRHMESNTLLHSVDIDTVQGKTALLVTVQFAALPMPVLDYTATLHTTFRRDGSLWKFSKMMLVVDGAVVKASAR, encoded by the coding sequence ATGACATCCATCAACCAGAACCATGCAAGTCGCGCTTTGCCGCACAAGACATTGCTGGGATTTTTCTTTTTCCTCGCTTTTACGGCTGCGGCCGCTGCGCAGTCAACGACACCGGGGTCGGCAACACTGGAGCCGAAGTGCATGCCCCCCATCTACTCCGTCTCTCCGGTAACGAACCCTGCTCCGGCCGACAGGCAACTGATCATGGACCTCCTTCATCGCTACTTCTGGGCGCTGGACGAAGGGAAACCCCTCGGCCTCGACACTCTGCTTCTTGACGGCGTTATCTACGAGCTGTGCGACGGCAGAGAATTTCAGCTCAAAATTACAAAGAACAAGCAAGATCTGATAGTCTATCTCAAGGAGATCCAAGCCGAAAGAGACAAAGTCGTATACAAAACTAGACACATGGAAAGTAATACGCTTCTCCATTCCGTGGACATCGACACCGTGCAGGGAAAAACGGCCCTATTGGTTACGGTGCAGTTCGCAGCACTCCCCATGCCCGTCCTTGACTATACCGCAACCCTACATACGACGTTCCGCAGGGATGGCAGTCTCTGGAAGTTCTCGAAGATGATGCTCGTTGTCGATGGGGCAGTCGTGAAAGCAAGCGCACGCTGA
- the queD gene encoding 6-carboxytetrahydropterin synthase QueD, whose product MFRITKEFHFSASHQLTRLPADHQCARLHGHNYIVEVELSAGELDENGFVRDYHELAPLKRYIDDSFDHRHLNDVLGHDRVTSECLAKHFYDWCKARLPETSAVRVSETPKTWAEYRP is encoded by the coding sequence ATGTTCCGCATCACCAAGGAATTTCATTTCTCCGCCTCGCATCAACTGACGCGTCTTCCCGCCGATCATCAATGCGCCCGGCTGCACGGACATAATTATATCGTCGAGGTGGAGCTGTCGGCGGGCGAACTCGATGAAAACGGCTTCGTTCGGGACTATCATGAGCTTGCACCGCTCAAGCGCTACATCGATGACAGTTTCGACCATCGGCATCTGAACGACGTTCTCGGCCATGACCGGGTCACGTCGGAATGTCTGGCGAAACATTTCTATGACTGGTGCAAGGCGCGCCTGCCGGAAACCTCGGCCGTGCGTGTCAGCGAAACGCCGAAGACCTGGGCGGAATACCGGCCATGA